The following coding sequences are from one Streptomyces sp. NBC_01294 window:
- a CDS encoding NAD(P)H-hydrate dehydratase, with amino-acid sequence MRTAYSVETVRAAERELMARLPEGALMQRAAAGLAAVCAGLLARRRRVYGSRVVLLVGPGDNGGDALYAGARLARRGAAVTAVPMDPERMHPGGRAALLAAGGRLARSVPERADLVLDGLLGIGGRGGLRPAAAALVERIPPGVPVVAVDLPSGVDADTGEVAGPAVTAEVTVTFGAYKPGLLIDPGASRAGAVHLVDIGLRLPAPEVEALQHADVAGLLPEPTASSDKYRRGVVGIVAGSAQYPGAAVLAVAGALRGGAGAVRYAGPAAEAVLARYPETLIGRGRVQAWVVGPGLGEGRAGEVADLLAGDVPVLVDADGLRGLDPDVLRARTAPTLLTPHAGEAAALLGVSRESVEAGRLGAVRGLVERYGATVLLKGSTTLVASGGGAVRVNPTGTAWLATAGSGDVLSGLAGSLLAGGLSGADAGAVGAYLHGLAARRTGGPLLAQQLAESLPAAWRDASRP; translated from the coding sequence ATGCGTACTGCTTACAGCGTGGAGACCGTACGGGCCGCCGAGCGGGAGCTGATGGCCCGCCTGCCCGAAGGCGCCTTGATGCAGCGGGCGGCGGCCGGGCTGGCCGCCGTGTGCGCGGGACTGCTGGCGCGGCGCCGGCGGGTCTACGGCTCCCGCGTTGTGCTGCTCGTCGGCCCGGGGGACAACGGCGGCGACGCGCTGTACGCGGGCGCGCGGCTGGCGCGGCGCGGGGCCGCGGTGACGGCGGTGCCGATGGACCCCGAGCGGATGCACCCGGGCGGACGTGCGGCGCTGCTGGCCGCCGGGGGCCGGCTCGCACGATCCGTCCCGGAACGGGCGGACCTCGTACTGGACGGGCTGCTCGGGATCGGCGGGCGGGGCGGGCTGCGGCCCGCGGCGGCCGCGCTGGTGGAGCGGATCCCGCCGGGCGTCCCGGTGGTCGCCGTGGACCTGCCGAGCGGGGTGGACGCGGACACCGGGGAAGTGGCGGGGCCGGCCGTCACGGCCGAGGTGACGGTGACCTTCGGGGCGTACAAGCCCGGTCTGCTGATCGACCCCGGGGCCTCCCGGGCGGGCGCGGTGCACCTCGTGGACATCGGGCTGCGGCTGCCGGCGCCGGAGGTGGAGGCGCTGCAGCACGCCGACGTGGCCGGGCTGCTGCCGGAGCCGACGGCGTCGAGCGACAAGTACCGGCGGGGCGTGGTCGGGATCGTCGCGGGCTCCGCGCAGTACCCGGGGGCGGCGGTACTGGCCGTGGCGGGAGCCCTGCGCGGCGGTGCGGGCGCCGTGCGCTACGCGGGGCCTGCGGCGGAGGCCGTGCTCGCGCGCTACCCCGAGACGCTGATCGGGCGCGGCCGGGTGCAGGCGTGGGTGGTCGGCCCGGGGCTGGGCGAGGGGCGCGCCGGGGAGGTCGCGGACCTGCTGGCGGGGGACGTGCCGGTACTGGTCGACGCGGACGGGCTGCGCGGGCTGGACCCGGACGTGCTGCGGGCCCGGACGGCCCCGACCCTGCTGACCCCGCACGCGGGGGAGGCGGCGGCGCTGCTGGGGGTGTCGAGGGAGTCGGTGGAGGCGGGGCGGCTGGGCGCGGTGCGGGGGCTGGTGGAGCGGTACGGGGCGACGGTCCTGCTGAAGGGCTCGACGACGCTGGTCGCCTCCGGCGGTGGTGCCGTTCGGGTGAATCCGACGGGGACCGCGTGGCTGGCCACCGCGGGGAGCGGGGACGTGCTGTCCGGGCTGGCCGGGTCCCTGCTGGCGGGTGGGCTGTCCGGGGCGGATGCGGGGGCGGTGGGGGCGTACCTCCACGGCCTGGCGGCCAGGCGCACCGGCGGCCCGCTGCTGGCCCAGCAACTGGCCGAGTCCCTCCCGGCCGCCTGGCGCGACGCGTCCCGCCCCTGA
- a CDS encoding holo-ACP synthase, producing MIIGVGIDVAEIERFEAALERTPGMAQRLFVADELTLPSGERRGIASLAARFAAKEALAKALGAPGGLLWTDAEVYVEDSGQPRLRVSGTVEARALALGVKSWHISLSHDAGVASAVVIAEG from the coding sequence GTGATTATCGGCGTCGGAATCGACGTAGCGGAGATCGAGCGGTTCGAGGCGGCGCTGGAGCGCACGCCGGGCATGGCCCAACGGCTCTTCGTCGCCGACGAGTTGACGCTGCCGAGCGGTGAGCGGCGCGGGATCGCCTCGCTCGCCGCGCGGTTCGCCGCCAAGGAGGCGCTGGCCAAGGCCCTCGGCGCGCCCGGCGGCCTGCTGTGGACCGACGCCGAGGTGTACGTGGAGGACAGCGGACAGCCGCGGCTGCGGGTGTCGGGGACCGTGGAGGCGCGGGCGCTGGCGCTGGGCGTGAAGTCCTGGCACATCTCGCTCAGCCACGACGCCGGCGTCGCCTCCGCCGTGGTGATCGCCGAGGGTTAG
- the glmS gene encoding glutamine--fructose-6-phosphate transaminase (isomerizing), protein MCGIVGYVGAQSALDVVIAGLKRLEYRGYDSAGVAVLADGSLASVKKAGKLVNLEKELVGHPLPSGSTGLGHTRWATHGGPTDVNAHPHLDNSGRVAVVHNGIIENFAELRAELAERGHRLESETDTEVVAHLLAEQFSATGDLAESMRLVCRRLQGAFTLVAVHADEPDVVVGARRNSPLVVGVGEGENFLASDVAAFIAHTRSAIELGQDQVVELRREGVSVTNFDGSDATVRAYHVDWDASAAEKGGYDYFMLKEIAEQPKAVADTLLGRIDANGSLTLDEVRIPVSVLREVDKVVIVACGTAYHAGMIAKLAIEHWTRIPCETELASEFRYRDPILDQRTLVVAISQSGETMDTLMALRHAREQGARVLAVCNTNGSTIPRESDAVLYTHAGPEVAVASTKAFLTQLVACYLVALYLGQVRGTKWGDEIEAVIRELSDIAAAVDTVLETMEPVRELARSLADKNTVLFLGRHVGYPVALEGALKLKELAYMHAEGFAAGELKHGPIALIEKDLPVVVVVPSPRGRSVLHDKIVSNIQEIRARGARTIVIAEEGDEAVVPYADHLIRIPATPTLLQPLVATVPLQVFACELATARGNEVDQPRNLAKSVTVE, encoded by the coding sequence ATGTGCGGAATTGTGGGTTACGTGGGAGCGCAGTCGGCGCTCGATGTGGTCATCGCCGGACTCAAGCGCCTGGAGTACCGCGGGTACGACTCGGCCGGGGTCGCCGTACTCGCCGACGGGAGCCTGGCCTCCGTCAAGAAGGCCGGCAAGCTCGTCAATCTGGAGAAGGAGCTGGTCGGGCACCCCCTGCCGTCCGGTTCCACGGGACTCGGGCACACCCGGTGGGCGACCCACGGCGGGCCCACCGACGTCAACGCCCACCCCCACCTCGACAACTCGGGGCGGGTCGCGGTCGTGCACAACGGCATCATCGAGAACTTCGCCGAGCTCCGGGCCGAACTGGCCGAGCGCGGACACCGGCTGGAGTCCGAGACCGACACCGAGGTCGTGGCGCACCTGCTGGCGGAGCAGTTCTCGGCCACCGGCGACCTCGCGGAGTCCATGCGCCTGGTGTGCCGGCGCCTCCAGGGCGCGTTCACGCTCGTGGCCGTGCACGCCGACGAGCCCGACGTGGTGGTCGGCGCGCGCCGGAACTCGCCCCTGGTGGTGGGCGTCGGCGAGGGCGAGAACTTCCTCGCCTCGGACGTGGCCGCGTTCATCGCCCACACCCGGTCCGCGATCGAGCTGGGGCAGGACCAGGTCGTGGAACTGCGCCGCGAGGGCGTCTCGGTGACCAACTTCGACGGCTCGGACGCGACCGTGCGGGCGTACCACGTCGACTGGGACGCCTCGGCGGCCGAGAAGGGGGGCTACGACTACTTCATGCTCAAGGAGATCGCCGAGCAGCCGAAGGCCGTCGCCGACACCCTCCTGGGCCGGATCGACGCGAACGGCTCGCTGACCCTGGACGAGGTGCGCATCCCCGTCTCGGTGCTCCGGGAGGTCGACAAGGTCGTGATCGTGGCGTGCGGTACGGCGTACCACGCGGGCATGATCGCGAAGCTGGCCATCGAGCACTGGACCCGCATCCCGTGCGAGACGGAGCTGGCGAGCGAGTTCCGCTACCGCGACCCGATCCTGGACCAGCGGACGCTGGTGGTCGCGATCTCGCAGTCCGGCGAGACCATGGACACCCTGATGGCCCTGCGGCACGCGCGCGAGCAGGGGGCCAGGGTGCTGGCCGTCTGCAACACCAACGGCTCGACGATCCCGCGCGAATCGGACGCCGTGCTCTACACGCACGCCGGTCCGGAGGTGGCCGTCGCCTCCACCAAGGCGTTCCTGACGCAGCTGGTGGCCTGCTACCTCGTCGCGCTGTACCTCGGGCAGGTGCGCGGCACGAAGTGGGGCGACGAGATCGAGGCCGTGATCCGGGAGCTGTCGGACATCGCCGCCGCGGTGGACACCGTCCTGGAGACGATGGAGCCCGTACGGGAACTCGCGCGGTCCCTCGCCGACAAGAACACCGTGCTGTTCCTGGGGCGGCACGTCGGCTACCCGGTGGCGCTGGAGGGCGCGCTCAAGCTCAAGGAGCTGGCGTACATGCACGCCGAGGGCTTCGCGGCGGGCGAGCTCAAGCACGGGCCGATCGCGCTCATCGAGAAGGACCTGCCGGTGGTGGTCGTCGTCCCGTCGCCGCGCGGCCGGTCGGTGCTCCACGACAAGATCGTGTCGAACATCCAGGAGATCCGGGCGCGCGGGGCGCGGACCATCGTGATCGCGGAGGAGGGCGACGAGGCGGTCGTCCCGTACGCCGACCACCTGATCCGGATCCCGGCGACGCCGACCCTGCTCCAGCCGCTGGTGGCGACGGTGCCGCTGCAGGTGTTCGCGTGCGAGCTGGCGACCGCACGGGGCAACGAGGTGGACCAGCCGCGTAACCTCGCCAAGTCGGTCACCGTGGAGTGA
- the coaA gene encoding type I pantothenate kinase, whose product MRAGREGHPTRPAHRRGPEASPYVDLTRAEWSALRERTPLPLTAVEVERLRGLGDVIDLDEVRDVYLPLSRLLNLYVGATSNLRGTLNTFLGDAGNGHGAQQGTPFVIGVAGSVAVGKSTVARLLQALLARWPEHPRVELVTTDGFLYPMKELQRRGLTSRKGFPESYDRRALTRFVADIKAGKDEVRAPVYSHLIYDIVPGDELVVRRPDILIVEGLNVLQPALPGTDGRTRVALADYFDFSVYVDARPEDIERWYLNRFRKLRETAFQNPFSYFRKYTQVSEAEAMEYAQTMWRTINKPNLLENVAPTRGRATLVVRKGPDHKVQKLSLRKL is encoded by the coding sequence GTGCGCGCGGGCCGGGAGGGGCATCCCACGCGCCCCGCCCACCGCAGGGGACCCGAGGCCTCGCCGTACGTCGACCTCACCCGCGCCGAGTGGAGCGCCCTGCGCGAGCGCACCCCGCTGCCGCTGACCGCCGTCGAGGTGGAGCGGCTGCGCGGCCTCGGTGACGTCATCGACCTCGACGAGGTCCGCGACGTCTACCTGCCGCTCTCCCGCCTCCTCAACCTCTACGTGGGCGCCACCAGCAACCTCCGCGGCACCCTCAACACCTTCCTCGGCGACGCGGGCAACGGCCACGGCGCCCAGCAGGGCACCCCCTTCGTCATAGGGGTCGCCGGTTCGGTCGCCGTCGGCAAGTCCACGGTGGCGCGCCTGCTGCAGGCGCTGCTCGCCCGCTGGCCCGAGCACCCGCGCGTGGAGCTGGTCACCACCGACGGGTTCCTGTACCCGATGAAGGAGCTCCAGCGGCGAGGCCTCACCTCCCGCAAGGGGTTCCCGGAGTCCTACGACCGCCGCGCGCTCACCCGCTTCGTCGCCGACATCAAGGCCGGCAAGGACGAGGTGCGGGCGCCGGTCTACTCGCACCTGATCTACGACATCGTGCCGGGCGACGAGCTCGTCGTACGCCGCCCGGACATCCTCATCGTCGAGGGCCTCAACGTGCTCCAGCCGGCGCTCCCCGGCACGGACGGCCGCACCCGCGTCGCCCTCGCCGACTACTTCGACTTCAGCGTGTACGTGGACGCGCGCCCCGAGGACATCGAGCGCTGGTACCTCAACCGCTTCCGGAAGCTGCGCGAGACCGCCTTCCAGAACCCCTTCTCCTACTTCCGCAAGTACACCCAGGTCTCCGAGGCGGAGGCCATGGAGTACGCGCAGACGATGTGGCGGACGATCAACAAGCCGAACCTGCTGGAGAACGTGGCGCCCACCCGCGGCCGGGCCACCCTCGTCGTCCGCAAGGGACCGGACCACAAGGTGCAGAAGCTGAGCCTCCGCAAGCTCTAG
- a CDS encoding DUF389 domain-containing protein, whose amino-acid sequence MLHLRMITPHHLTEQVVALVDQTVGTTHLVVLTGAARDPEGDLVLCDVARESADELLQEMRALGIHETGSIAVENIDLSISRRADDAEEEAPGEAADAVIWEQLAESTHEESTLTITYSVFMIVATMIAACGVVLDNAVLIVGAMAVGPEFGPLAGVCTGLVQRAPRLAVRSLFALLVGFAAAIVATTVFSLVMDALGLFQERMLDNARPNTSFIWQPDPFSFVVALLAGVAGMLSLTSAKAGALVGVAISVTTVPAGANAAVALSYGDFAQMWGSALQLLLNLGGIILAGTLTLIAWKLLWRTQQSRMIRMPGAPHGPGGPGGPL is encoded by the coding sequence ATGCTGCATCTGCGGATGATCACCCCGCACCACCTGACCGAGCAGGTGGTGGCTCTGGTCGACCAGACGGTCGGAACCACCCATCTGGTCGTCCTGACCGGCGCCGCCCGCGACCCCGAGGGCGATCTCGTCCTGTGCGACGTCGCCCGCGAGTCGGCCGACGAACTGCTGCAGGAGATGCGCGCCCTCGGCATCCACGAGACCGGGTCGATCGCCGTCGAGAACATCGACCTGTCGATCTCCCGGCGCGCCGACGACGCGGAGGAGGAGGCGCCCGGCGAGGCCGCCGACGCGGTGATCTGGGAGCAGCTCGCCGAGTCGACGCACGAGGAGTCCACCCTCACGATCACCTACAGCGTCTTCATGATCGTGGCGACGATGATCGCGGCCTGCGGTGTGGTCCTGGACAACGCGGTCCTGATCGTGGGCGCCATGGCGGTCGGCCCGGAGTTCGGCCCGCTCGCCGGCGTCTGCACGGGCCTGGTGCAGCGCGCGCCCCGGCTCGCCGTGCGCTCCCTCTTCGCGCTGCTGGTCGGCTTCGCGGCGGCGATCGTGGCGACGACGGTCTTCAGCCTGGTGATGGACGCGCTCGGCCTGTTCCAGGAGCGGATGCTCGACAACGCCCGGCCGAACACCAGCTTCATCTGGCAGCCCGACCCGTTCTCCTTCGTCGTGGCGCTGCTCGCCGGCGTGGCCGGCATGCTGTCGCTGACGTCGGCGAAGGCCGGTGCGCTGGTCGGCGTGGCCATCTCGGTGACCACCGTGCCGGCGGGGGCCAATGCCGCGGTGGCGCTCAGCTACGGGGACTTCGCGCAGATGTGGGGCTCGGCCCTGCAGCTGCTGCTCAACCTGGGCGGCATCATCCTCGCGGGCACGCTCACCCTCATCGCCTGGAAACTGCTGTGGCGCACCCAGCAGAGCCGGATGATCCGGATGCCGGGTGCGCCACACGGGCCGGGCGGGCCGGGCGGGCCGCTCTAG
- a CDS encoding IS481 family transposase — protein sequence MPHRNAPLTETGRLRLARCVVEDGWTHRRAAERFQVSPTTAQRWADRYRTLGDAGMHDRSSRPHNSPRRTPTRTERRIIKVRVLRRWGPARIAHLLGLVPSTVHRVLTRFGLARLSHLDRATGRVIRRYERPKPGELVHVDIKKLGNIPDGGGHRALGRQAGRKTRSGTGYSYIHTAVDDHSRLAYSEILADEKKETAAGFWTRAQAFFTGCGITVERVLTDNGACYKSHAWRDTLAAAGITHKRTRPYRPQTNGKVERLNRTLLEEWAYARPYRSEQERRDAFPGWLHTYNHHRGHTALAGKPPASRVPNLTGQYI from the coding sequence ATGCCCCACCGTAATGCACCCCTGACCGAGACCGGACGGCTGCGGCTTGCCCGCTGCGTGGTCGAGGACGGCTGGACCCACCGCCGGGCAGCCGAACGCTTCCAGGTCTCCCCGACGACCGCCCAGCGGTGGGCCGACCGCTACCGAACGCTCGGCGACGCGGGCATGCACGACCGGTCTTCCCGCCCGCACAACAGCCCGCGCCGGACCCCGACCCGCACCGAACGCCGGATCATCAAGGTCCGCGTCCTGCGCAGGTGGGGACCCGCCCGCATCGCCCACCTGCTCGGCCTGGTGCCCTCAACCGTGCACCGGGTGCTGACCCGGTTCGGCCTGGCCCGCCTGTCCCATCTGGACCGGGCCACCGGCCGCGTCATACGACGCTACGAACGACCCAAGCCCGGCGAACTCGTCCACGTCGACATCAAGAAGCTCGGCAACATCCCTGACGGCGGCGGCCACAGGGCTCTCGGCCGACAGGCAGGCCGCAAGACCAGGTCCGGCACGGGCTACAGCTACATCCACACCGCCGTCGACGACCACTCCCGCCTCGCCTACAGCGAGATCCTGGCCGACGAGAAGAAGGAGACCGCCGCCGGCTTCTGGACCCGGGCCCAGGCGTTCTTCACCGGCTGCGGGATCACCGTCGAACGCGTCCTGACCGACAACGGCGCCTGCTACAAGTCCCACGCCTGGCGCGACACCCTGGCGGCGGCCGGGATCACCCACAAGCGAACCCGGCCCTACCGGCCCCAGACCAACGGCAAAGTCGAACGCCTCAACCGCACCCTGCTGGAGGAATGGGCCTATGCCCGCCCCTACCGGTCAGAGCAGGAACGACGCGACGCTTTCCCCGGCTGGCTGCACACCTACAATCACCACCGCGGACACACCGCGCTCGCAGGCAAACCACCCGCCAGCCGCGTCCCCAACCTCACAGGGCAATACATCTAG
- the glmM gene encoding phosphoglucosamine mutase gives MGRLFGTDGVRGVANADLTAELALGLSVAAAHVLAEAGTFAGHRATAVVGRDPRASGEFLEAAVVAGLASAGVDVLRVGVLPTPAVAYLTGALGADLGVMLSASHNAMPDNGIKFFARGGHKLADELEDRIESVYEEHRTGAPWDRPTGSGVGRVSDYTEGFEKYVGHLIGVLPNRLDGLKVVLDEAHGAAAFVSPEAFARAGAEIITIGAEPDGLNINDGCGSTHLGLLKAAVVEHGADFGIAHDGDADRCLAVDGTGAEVDGDQILAVLALAMREAGQLRENTVVGTVMSNLGFKLAMEGEGIQVVQTGVGDRYVLESMKEHGYALGGEQSGHVIILDHATTGDGTLTGLLLAARVAATGRSLAELAGVMQRLPQVLINVPDVDKSRVTTSAELAAAVADAERELGTTGRVLLRPSGTEPLVRVMVEAADIEQARAVAGRLADVVKAALG, from the coding sequence GTGGGACGACTCTTCGGGACGGACGGTGTACGCGGCGTTGCCAACGCGGATCTGACGGCGGAGCTCGCGCTCGGCCTCTCCGTGGCGGCTGCCCACGTACTGGCCGAGGCCGGCACCTTCGCCGGTCACCGGGCGACCGCCGTGGTCGGCCGGGATCCCCGTGCCTCCGGTGAATTCCTCGAGGCCGCGGTCGTGGCCGGCCTCGCGAGCGCGGGCGTGGACGTCCTGCGCGTCGGTGTGCTGCCCACCCCGGCGGTGGCGTATCTCACCGGTGCGCTGGGCGCCGACCTCGGCGTGATGCTCTCCGCCAGCCACAACGCCATGCCCGACAACGGCATCAAGTTCTTCGCGCGCGGTGGCCACAAGCTCGCCGACGAGCTGGAGGACCGCATCGAGTCCGTCTACGAGGAGCACCGCACCGGCGCCCCCTGGGACCGGCCCACCGGCTCCGGCGTCGGCCGCGTCTCCGACTACACCGAGGGCTTCGAGAAGTACGTCGGCCACCTCATCGGGGTCCTCCCCAACCGCCTCGACGGCCTGAAGGTCGTCCTGGACGAGGCGCACGGCGCGGCCGCCTTCGTCTCGCCCGAGGCCTTCGCCCGGGCCGGCGCGGAGATCATCACGATCGGCGCCGAGCCGGACGGCCTCAACATCAACGACGGCTGCGGCTCCACCCACCTCGGCCTGCTCAAGGCGGCCGTCGTCGAGCACGGCGCCGACTTCGGCATCGCGCACGACGGCGACGCGGACCGCTGCCTGGCCGTGGACGGCACCGGCGCGGAGGTCGACGGCGACCAGATCCTCGCGGTGCTGGCGCTGGCCATGCGCGAGGCCGGCCAGCTGCGCGAGAACACCGTGGTCGGCACCGTGATGTCCAACCTGGGCTTCAAGCTGGCCATGGAGGGCGAGGGCATCCAGGTCGTGCAGACCGGAGTCGGCGACCGGTACGTGCTGGAGTCGATGAAGGAGCACGGCTACGCGCTCGGCGGCGAGCAGTCCGGCCACGTGATCATCCTCGACCACGCGACGACCGGCGACGGCACGCTGACCGGCCTGCTGCTGGCGGCGCGGGTCGCGGCCACCGGCCGGTCCCTCGCCGAGCTGGCGGGCGTCATGCAGCGGCTGCCGCAGGTGCTGATCAACGTTCCCGACGTGGACAAGTCCCGCGTCACCACCTCCGCCGAGCTGGCCGCGGCGGTGGCCGACGCCGAGCGCGAGCTGGGCACCACCGGGCGCGTACTGCTCCGTCCGTCCGGCACGGAGCCGCTCGTACGGGTAATGGTCGAGGCCGCCGACATCGAGCAGGCCCGCGCGGTCGCCGGCCGGCTCGCGGACGTCGTGAAGGCGGCGCTGGGCTAG
- the rpsI gene encoding 30S ribosomal protein S9, whose product MAETTAETTPVDEFEGNVEEYTSESEVVVEGDYTSESLAGRFGDPQPAAGLGRRKNAIARVRIVPGTGKWKINGRTLEDYFPNKVHQQEVNEPFKLLELDNRYDVIARISGGGVSGQAGALRLGVARALNEADVDNNRPALKKAGFLSRDDRAVERKKAGLKKARKAPQYSKR is encoded by the coding sequence GTGGCCGAGACCACCGCCGAGACGACCCCCGTCGACGAGTTCGAGGGCAACGTCGAGGAGTACACCAGCGAGTCTGAGGTCGTCGTCGAGGGCGACTACACCTCCGAGTCCCTTGCCGGTCGCTTCGGCGACCCCCAGCCGGCCGCCGGCCTGGGCCGTCGCAAGAACGCCATCGCCCGCGTCCGGATCGTTCCGGGCACCGGCAAGTGGAAGATCAACGGTCGCACCCTTGAGGACTACTTCCCCAACAAGGTGCACCAGCAGGAAGTCAACGAGCCGTTCAAGCTCCTTGAGCTCGACAACCGCTACGACGTCATCGCCCGCATCTCGGGTGGCGGCGTCTCCGGTCAGGCCGGCGCCCTGCGCCTCGGCGTGGCCCGTGCGCTGAACGAGGCGGACGTCGACAACAACCGCCCGGCGCTGAAGAAGGCCGGCTTCCTCTCCCGCGACGACCGTGCGGTCGAGCGCAAGAAGGCCGGTCTCAAGAAGGCCCGTAAGGCTCCGCAGTACAGCAAGCGTTAA
- the rplM gene encoding 50S ribosomal protein L13 — MRTFSPKPGDISRQWLVIDAQDVVLGRLATQAAALLRGKHKPTYAPHMDMGDFVIIVNADKVHLSGNKATQKMAYRHSGYPGGLRSVRYDDLLANNPEKAVEKAIKGMLPKNTLGRQMLSKLKVYSGDQHPHAAQQPVPFEITQVAQ, encoded by the coding sequence GTGCGTACGTTCAGCCCCAAGCCCGGCGACATCTCGCGCCAGTGGCTCGTCATCGACGCCCAGGACGTTGTCCTCGGCCGTCTGGCGACCCAGGCCGCTGCCCTCCTGCGGGGTAAGCACAAGCCGACTTACGCCCCCCACATGGACATGGGCGACTTCGTCATCATCGTCAACGCCGACAAGGTTCACCTGTCCGGCAACAAGGCGACCCAGAAGATGGCGTACCGCCACTCCGGCTACCCGGGTGGTCTCCGCTCGGTGCGCTACGACGACCTCCTGGCGAACAACCCGGAGAAGGCCGTCGAGAAGGCCATCAAGGGCATGCTCCCCAAGAACACCCTGGGCCGTCAGATGCTGTCGAAGCTGAAGGTCTACTCGGGCGACCAGCACCCGCACGCTGCGCAGCAGCCGGTGCCGTTCGAGATCACCCAGGTCGCGCAGTAG
- a CDS encoding glycosyltransferase family 87 protein — MKWENQITGDEHTGSGAAGSAAAGSAAAGGRRAGGPASGNRLVDWLLRPASRSWQVVSLAVLLGIAVSTSLRANWGSDNAFVVKAAETLLAGGSPYEDKRFLYLPSAVLMAVPEAMLPREVLRWVLPFGMSGLLGVGWLAALRMFAVPLRSRFAVGGFAVFALAYKPYVNLVLIGNWTAISAAALPVALLLAHRRSWGSAGLVVGLAIACKPMLVPIGLLFLIARRWRGLAAAVLVPLGLSLAGALAMPSPTLFFTKTLPFLLQGQDAYALPWDASPIAVLPRLGVPEPLAVLVAFAGAGAGLWAAWVRWRRPDDADGGELRLVETACMVMLAAFLVSRPSFDHYLLVVLPLLLASAVRPGSMPRSPWFWAALGPQLAGVPWPRELEAKRRAFKDCATLCGLAFLLARRALRSGRVTLEPVTTTGSPPRTEPECAATPAETASRTAF, encoded by the coding sequence ATGAAGTGGGAGAACCAGATCACCGGGGACGAGCACACCGGGAGCGGGGCCGCCGGGAGCGCGGCCGCCGGGAGCGCGGCCGCCGGGGGCCGGCGCGCCGGGGGCCCGGCCTCCGGCAACCGGCTCGTCGACTGGCTGCTGCGGCCGGCGTCCCGGTCCTGGCAGGTCGTCTCCCTCGCGGTGCTCCTCGGGATCGCCGTCTCCACGAGCCTGCGGGCGAACTGGGGCTCGGACAACGCCTTCGTCGTCAAGGCCGCGGAGACGCTGCTGGCGGGCGGGTCCCCGTACGAGGACAAGCGCTTCCTGTACCTCCCGAGCGCCGTGCTCATGGCGGTTCCGGAGGCGATGCTGCCGCGGGAGGTCCTGCGGTGGGTGCTGCCCTTCGGGATGTCGGGGCTGCTGGGCGTCGGCTGGCTGGCGGCTCTGCGGATGTTCGCGGTGCCGCTGCGCTCGCGCTTCGCGGTCGGCGGTTTCGCGGTGTTCGCCCTCGCCTACAAGCCGTACGTGAACCTCGTGCTGATCGGCAACTGGACCGCCATCTCGGCGGCCGCGCTGCCGGTGGCGCTGCTGCTCGCGCACCGGCGGTCGTGGGGGTCGGCCGGGCTGGTGGTCGGGCTGGCGATCGCGTGCAAGCCGATGCTGGTGCCGATCGGGCTGCTCTTCCTGATCGCCCGGCGCTGGCGGGGGCTGGCCGCGGCCGTGCTGGTGCCGCTGGGGCTCTCGCTGGCCGGTGCGCTGGCGATGCCGAGCCCGACGCTGTTCTTCACCAAGACGCTGCCGTTCCTGCTCCAGGGGCAGGACGCATACGCCCTGCCGTGGGACGCCTCGCCGATCGCGGTGCTGCCGCGGCTGGGGGTGCCGGAGCCGCTGGCGGTGCTGGTCGCGTTCGCGGGGGCCGGGGCCGGTCTGTGGGCGGCCTGGGTGCGGTGGCGGCGGCCGGACGATGCCGACGGGGGCGAGCTGCGGCTGGTGGAGACGGCCTGCATGGTGATGCTCGCCGCATTCCTGGTCTCCCGGCCGTCCTTCGACCACTATCTGCTGGTGGTGCTTCCGCTGCTGCTCGCGTCGGCCGTGCGACCGGGCTCGATGCCCCGCTCGCCCTGGTTCTGGGCGGCCCTGGGGCCGCAGCTGGCGGGCGTCCCGTGGCCCAGGGAACTGGAGGCCAAGCGGCGCGCCTTCAAGGACTGCGCCACCCTGTGCGGACTCGCGTTTCTGCTGGCGCGTCGTGCACTGCGCTCCGGGCGGGTTACTCTGGAGCCCGTAACAACTACGGGGTCCCCACCCAGGACCGAACCGGAGTGCGCCGCGACGCCAGCAGAAACGGCATCGCGGACCGCGTTTTGA